Proteins found in one Micromonospora sp. WMMD1082 genomic segment:
- a CDS encoding DUF4129 domain-containing protein, translating to MSFSRWWTETTAAVSDHVPLPLALLLLVLASALAAAAWYAFPAWVPRRLPRLPRWRPARPARRRATATAPPPAAHTPQPTVTRDGILAVADRLAAEGRYDEAIRERLRAMLHELTDRHVVPIRPGMTVTEVVAVAAANRPPAGPPLAAAASIFSEVWYAQRPATAQHDHRMRDHADRLRHLLAADPAPDQRPAATAASGDPAPTTAEGPRGPSGTVAP from the coding sequence ATGAGCTTCAGCCGGTGGTGGACCGAGACCACGGCGGCCGTCAGCGACCACGTTCCGCTGCCGCTGGCCCTGCTGCTGCTCGTGCTGGCGTCGGCCCTGGCCGCGGCGGCCTGGTACGCCTTCCCCGCCTGGGTGCCCCGCCGGCTGCCCCGGCTGCCCCGGTGGCGCCCCGCCCGGCCGGCCCGCCGACGGGCGACCGCCACCGCACCGCCGCCGGCCGCGCACACCCCGCAGCCGACCGTTACGCGCGACGGAATCCTCGCGGTCGCGGACCGGCTGGCCGCCGAGGGCCGCTACGACGAGGCGATCCGCGAGCGGCTGCGGGCCATGCTCCACGAGCTGACCGACCGCCACGTGGTACCGATCCGGCCGGGCATGACCGTCACCGAGGTGGTCGCCGTGGCCGCCGCCAACCGCCCACCGGCCGGCCCGCCCCTGGCCGCCGCCGCGTCCATCTTCTCCGAGGTGTGGTACGCCCAGCGCCCCGCCACGGCCCAGCACGACCATCGGATGCGCGACCATGCCGACCGGCTCCGGCACCTGCTCGCCGCGGACCCCGCGCCCGATCAGCGGCCGGCGGCCACCGCAGCGAGCGGTGACCCGGCGCCCACCACCGCCGAAGGCCCGCGTGGCCCGTCCGGGACGGTGGCGCCGTGA